A region of Neovison vison isolate M4711 chromosome 7, ASM_NN_V1, whole genome shotgun sequence DNA encodes the following proteins:
- the LOC122913344 gene encoding protein FRG2-like: MGSETGGSDPRSPSTRHPADQPPCYQNSCKAKGSGVAEKPLEGKEETFSSPLRESRTQRQGSEPQTDEEHAQEAELKRVSGISGPESEGCCSQEGSRKRKIGSLDGTCAGTGVPLADKRSVTPGRRTRRTPDGDRGGESEETAGARPRRQGARGAGRSGRRRYRSPGNRPPPLRKRLVTALRALSEAIHQDVAQACEQREHSPLTWEQRSGLGELWGPLCAALQTVYTMAHQAAYVFPPESWLMPGPQPSPGGLPRGAEDKPGAAGRV, from the exons ATGGGCTCGGAAACTGGAGGCTCAGACCCACGCAGCCCCTCCACGAGACACCCCGCGGACCAGCCGCCCTGCTATCAGAATTCCTGTAAAGCAAAAGGCTCAGGTGTAGCGGAGAAACCACTCGAAGGGAAAGAGGAGACATTCTCTTCCCCATTAAGAGAGAGCCGCACCCAGAGGCAAG GGTCAGAGCCGCAGACTGATGAGGAGCATGCCCAGGAAGCTGAGCTCAAAAGAGTCAGCGGCATCTCTGGACCGG AATCGGAAGGCTGCTGCAGTCAGGAGGGCTCCAGGAAGAGGAAAATCGGTTCCCTCGACGGCACCTGTGCCGGAACAG GGGTCCCTCTCGCAGACAAGCGCAGTGTCACTCCGGGAAGGAGGACACGGAGGACGCCCGACGGGGATCGCGGCGGCGAAAGCGAGGAAACCGCGGGTGCCCGCCCCAGGAGACaaggggcgcggggcgcggggcgcagcGGGCGCCGCAGATACAGGTCTCCGGGAAACCGGCCGCCTCCCCTGCGCAAGAGGCTGGTGACCGCCCTGCGCGCCCTGTCTGAGGCCATCCATCAGGACGTCGCCCAGGCGTGCGAGCAGCGGGAGCACTCCCCGCTGACCTGGGAGCAGCGCTCGGGGCTCGGGGAGCTCTGGGGGCCCCTGTGCGCGGCCTTGCAGACTGTCTACACCATGGCCCACCAGGCGGCCTACGTCTTCCCTCCAGAGAGCTGGCTCATGCCGGGCCCGCAGCCGAGCCCCGGAGGACTCCCGCGGGGGGCGGAGGACAAGCCTGGGGCGGCAGGGCGTGTTTGA
- the LOC122913345 gene encoding vomeronasal type-1 receptor 2-like, whose translation MASVDLNIGMILLFQTVVGILGNFSLLYHCTSLYFRGCKLRATDWIIGHLTAANCLVILSRGVPETMAALGLKHSATYHECHLLLYVHRVARGMSICSACLLSICQAVTIHPGNSRWAELKVKSPKYVGLSCTLCWVLHMVGSMFFPIFVSGQWSNKNITKKRDFRYCPAWWHSAKIASSVYATVTSFHDSLCLGLMTLASSSMVFVLYRHKQRVQHIRRNSLSPRPSPETRATRSIVVLVTTFLLFYALSSVIYIYLAFFSDSKRWLINAAVLITACFSTISPFVLMSHDPSIRRLYCVCCGRNT comes from the coding sequence ATGGCTTCGGTGGACTTGAATATAGGAATGATCTTGCTGTTCCAGACAGTCGTCGGAATCCTGGGGAACTTCTCGCTCTTGTATCATTGCACATCCCTTTACTTCAGGGGATGCAAGCTGAGAGCCACAGATTGGATTATCGGGCACCTGACTGCAGCCAACTGCCTGGTCATTCTCTCGAGAGGAGTCCCAGAGACCATGGCAGCTTTAGGGCTGAAACATTCCGCCACTTACCATGAGTGCCACCTCCTTCTCTATGTTCACAGAGTAGCCAGAGGCATGTCCATTTGTTCCGCCTGCCTCCTGAGTATCTGCCAGGCTGTCACCATCCACCCCGGGAACTCCAGGTGGGCAGAGCTTAAAGTGAAATCTCCCAAGTACGTTGGCCTCTCCTGTACCCTGTGCTGGGTGCTCCATATGGTGGGAAGtatgttttttcctatttttgtgagTGGTCAATGGAGcaacaaaaatattacaaagaaaagaGATTTCAGATATTGTCCTGCTTGGTGGCATAGCGCCAAGATCGCAAGCTCAGTGTATGCCACAGTGACATCTTTCCACGACAGTTTGTGTTTGGGACTCATGACCTTGGCCAGCAGCTCCATGGTTTTCGTCCTCTACAGGCACAAGCAGAGGGTTCAACACATCCGTAGGAACAGTCTCTCCCCCAGACCCTCCCCTGAGactagagccaccagaagcatCGTTGTTTTGGTGAccacctttttattattttatgcccTCTCCTCCGTCATCTACATTTacttggctttctttagtgattccAAGCGGTGGCTGATCAATGCCGCTGTCCTAATCACTGCTTGTTTTTCAACCATTAGTCCTTTTGTTCTCATGAGCCATGACCCCAGCATACGGCGGCTCTACTGTGTCTGCTGTGGGAGAAATACATAA